The following are encoded in a window of Prevotella melaninogenica genomic DNA:
- a CDS encoding enoyl-ACP reductase FabI, which translates to MSYNLLKGKRGIIFGALNEMSIAWKVAERAVEEGATITLSNTPIAVRMGTVNALSEKLNCEVIPADATNVEDLENVFKRSMEVLGGKIDFVLHSIGMSPNVRKHRTYDDLDYKMLDTTLDISAVSFHKMIQSAKKLDAINEYGSILALSYVAAQRTFYGYNDMADAKALLESIGRSFGYIYGREKHVRINTISQSPTMTTAGSGVKGMDKLFDFADRMSPLGNASAAECADYCIVMFSDLTRKVTMQNLYHDGGFSNVGMSLRAMATYEKGLDEYKDENGNIIYG; encoded by the coding sequence ATGAGTTACAACTTATTAAAAGGTAAAAGAGGTATTATTTTTGGAGCCCTCAACGAGATGTCTATCGCATGGAAAGTTGCTGAAAGAGCAGTTGAGGAAGGTGCAACAATCACTTTGTCAAATACTCCTATCGCAGTAAGAATGGGTACAGTAAATGCACTGTCAGAGAAGTTAAACTGCGAGGTTATTCCTGCTGATGCAACTAACGTTGAGGACTTGGAGAACGTATTCAAGCGCTCAATGGAGGTTTTGGGTGGTAAGATTGACTTCGTTCTGCACTCTATCGGTATGTCACCAAACGTGCGTAAGCACCGTACATACGATGACTTGGACTATAAGATGCTTGATACAACACTTGATATCTCAGCTGTTTCATTCCACAAGATGATTCAGAGTGCTAAGAAACTTGATGCTATCAATGAGTATGGTTCAATCCTTGCACTCTCTTACGTAGCTGCTCAGCGTACCTTCTACGGTTACAATGATATGGCTGATGCTAAGGCATTGTTGGAGAGTATCGGTCGTAGCTTCGGTTATATTTATGGTCGTGAGAAGCACGTACGTATCAACACTATTTCTCAGTCACCTACAATGACAACTGCTGGTTCAGGTGTGAAGGGTATGGATAAGCTCTTCGACTTCGCTGACCGTATGTCTCCATTGGGCAATGCAAGTGCTGCTGAGTGTGCTGACTATTGTATCGTAATGTTCTCTGACCTCACCCGTAAGGTGACAATGCAGAACCTCTACCACGATGGTGGTTTCTCAAATGTGGGTATGAGTCTCCGTGCTATGGCTACATACGAGAAGGGTCTCGATGAGTATAAGGACGAGAACGGTAATATTATCTACGGATAA
- a CDS encoding IS1634 family transposase yields MHANVQTRFNPATGDMAPYYRIKESYRDVQGHVHSLILLNIGFEPSLTAVQVRKIAYALTERFKNRSTPSLFKEHLDGLTPIEQAKADEWWIRMEKEGGIDRFNKEEQKSLRKYENYIDLETANYTDARNVGAEWLCKQTIDKLQLEGFLRKNGWTENAIHTALSALIVRTVYAVSERSSYYYLRDNSAAAELYSGVPGWTPGINSLYKITDKLYELKEQLEHHLCSITDALFNIDNKLMLFDLTNFYFEGSKRNSNKAKFGRSKEKRSDCKLLVLALCINKEGFIRYSSILEGNTADPKSLPNMIDTLAKRNPSRTKDTLVVMDAGVATEENLELIKKKGYNYLCVSRTKMKDYMLSDDNKSVTVMDARRQKITLKEVKTEDDEDYYLEITSPSKAMTESSMNRVWKERFEMELQRINNGISKKGGTKTYEKVVERTGRAIQKYPSIAKFYQISYIKNEKKPKEMLRVDWEIKDLSAMESGHGVYFLRSNVRTLSECVTWEYYNLIREIECTNRQLKNDLNLRPIYHQKDERSDAHLFFGLLAYWVVNTIRCQLKREGESCYWTEIVRRMSTQKLVTTKGKNPLGETIEMRQCSSPSKQAKQIYDKLNLKHSPFKKNKICRTQSP; encoded by the coding sequence ATGCACGCAAATGTACAGACACGATTCAACCCTGCCACAGGGGACATGGCTCCTTATTATCGCATCAAGGAGTCATATCGTGATGTGCAGGGTCATGTACATTCGCTAATTCTGTTGAATATCGGGTTCGAACCTTCACTTACTGCTGTACAGGTTCGAAAAATTGCATACGCTCTTACCGAACGCTTCAAAAATAGAAGTACACCCTCGCTTTTCAAAGAACATCTTGACGGTCTTACTCCTATTGAACAGGCAAAGGCTGACGAATGGTGGATCCGTATGGAGAAAGAAGGTGGAATCGATCGATTTAATAAGGAAGAGCAGAAGTCGCTGAGAAAATATGAGAACTACATAGACCTTGAGACGGCAAACTATACTGACGCAAGGAATGTTGGTGCAGAGTGGCTCTGCAAGCAGACAATAGACAAGCTACAATTAGAGGGTTTTCTGCGCAAAAACGGGTGGACGGAGAATGCGATACACACGGCTTTGTCAGCATTGATTGTTCGCACGGTATATGCAGTTTCTGAACGTTCATCTTATTATTATTTGCGCGATAACTCGGCTGCCGCTGAACTTTATAGTGGAGTTCCTGGCTGGACACCAGGAATCAATTCTCTGTATAAAATCACTGATAAATTATATGAACTAAAGGAACAGTTAGAGCATCATCTGTGCAGCATTACTGACGCTCTCTTTAATATAGACAACAAGTTGATGCTCTTCGACTTAACCAACTTCTATTTCGAGGGCAGCAAGCGTAACAGCAACAAGGCCAAGTTCGGTCGTTCAAAAGAAAAACGCTCTGACTGTAAGCTACTTGTACTTGCATTATGTATCAATAAAGAAGGTTTTATACGTTATTCTTCTATCTTAGAGGGTAATACAGCAGATCCCAAGTCTCTACCCAATATGATTGATACGCTGGCAAAGAGGAATCCATCAAGAACAAAGGATACGCTCGTTGTCATGGATGCAGGTGTTGCCACGGAAGAGAACTTGGAGTTAATAAAGAAAAAGGGTTACAATTATCTCTGCGTATCCCGTACGAAAATGAAAGACTATATGCTCAGTGATGATAACAAGAGCGTTACAGTAATGGATGCCCGTCGGCAGAAGATAACGCTGAAAGAGGTTAAGACAGAGGATGATGAGGATTATTATCTCGAAATAACATCTCCTTCGAAAGCTATGACAGAGTCGTCCATGAACAGGGTTTGGAAAGAGCGTTTTGAGATGGAACTGCAGAGGATAAACAATGGAATCTCCAAGAAAGGTGGAACAAAAACCTATGAAAAGGTTGTTGAACGTACAGGACGTGCCATACAGAAGTACCCTTCTATAGCGAAGTTCTACCAGATAAGCTACATAAAAAATGAGAAGAAGCCCAAGGAGATGCTACGTGTAGACTGGGAGATAAAAGACCTCTCGGCAATGGAATCTGGTCATGGAGTCTATTTCCTCCGTAGCAATGTCAGGACACTTTCTGAGTGTGTAACATGGGAATACTACAATCTCATTCGTGAGATAGAATGTACGAACAGACAACTAAAGAATGATCTCAACCTCCGTCCAATCTATCATCAGAAAGATGAGCGAAGCGACGCACACCTTTTCTTCGGTTTATTAGCCTACTGGGTGGTAAACACTATCCGTTGTCAATTAAAACGAGAAGGAGAATCCTGTTACTGGACCGAGATAGTACGACGTATGAGTACCCAAAAGCTCGTCACCACAAAAGGGAAGAATCCATTAGGTGAAACCATCGAGATGCGCCAGTGCAGTAGTCCTTCGAAGCAAGCAAAACAGATATACGATAAGTTGAACTTAAAACACTCACCATTCAAAAAGAATAAAATTTGTAGGACACAGAGCCCATAA
- a CDS encoding RNase H family protein → MAIDSQNTNQAGGSPQNTQTSSQTNTQSGIQPQQTGASPLSGGLRGAGAWAVDAACSGNPGPMEYQCVDLQTGARVFHFGPVMGTNNIGEFLAIVHALALMEKQGIKDKVIYSDSYNAILWVNKKRCKTTFVRNADTEQLHQVIARAEHWLQTHKVTTPIIKWETKQWGEIPADFGRK, encoded by the coding sequence ATGGCAATAGACTCACAGAATACAAATCAAGCAGGTGGTTCTCCGCAAAATACACAGACGAGTTCTCAAACTAATACTCAGTCTGGCATCCAACCACAGCAGACTGGGGCTTCCCCCCTTTCGGGGGGATTGAGGGGGGCTGGTGCTTGGGCTGTTGACGCCGCTTGTTCTGGCAATCCGGGACCGATGGAGTATCAATGTGTTGACCTACAAACTGGTGCAAGAGTCTTCCATTTTGGTCCAGTTATGGGAACAAACAATATTGGTGAGTTCCTCGCTATTGTTCATGCTTTGGCACTAATGGAGAAGCAAGGTATCAAGGATAAAGTTATTTATAGCGACTCTTATAATGCTATCTTATGGGTGAATAAAAAACGTTGTAAGACTACTTTTGTCCGCAATGCAGATACCGAACAACTTCATCAAGTCATCGCTCGCGCGGAACATTGGCTCCAAACGCATAAGGTTACGACACCTATTATAAAGTGGGAAACCAAGCAGTGGGGTGAGATTCCTGCCGACTTTGGTAGGAAGTAA
- the argS gene encoding arginine--tRNA ligase, whose product MKIEEQITIAALAAVKELYGTEVPEKMIQLQKTRSDFEGNLTLVTFPLLKTSHKKPEDTAQDLGEYLKKNCKAVADFNVVKGFLNLVIAQAAWTGLLNDINADEKFGEKRVTDESPLVMIEYSSPNTNKPLHLGHVRNNLLGWSLAQIMEANGNKVVKTNIVNDRGIHICKSMLAWLKWGNGITPEQAGKKGDHFVGDLYVLFNKKLRNQEKRFIQNWKKGTTNQEKAYNIDELLDLLISRKDYFKYKKQSGSSFSFNWHMSMLYETMIETLENYSSKKESITIFNNPSEYEMFSKLLGKHILKKKKKKEYRFSEDYSYGMYKVFSDLLKILIKRPLWRQIPERILLITHLEKKISEHIDRSLLYQAQQMLVKWEANDPEIRALWEKMNNWVYAGFDETYKALGVGFDKIYYESSTYLAGKKKVEEGLEKGLFIRKEDNSVWADLTNEGLDQKLLLRKDGTSVYMTQDIGTAEMRFNDFPIDKMIYVVGNEQNYHFQVLSILLDRLGFKWGKDLVHFSYGMVELPNGKMKSREGTVVDADDLVASMIENAKSLSEDKVNKLEGITEGEKNEIARIVGMGALKYFILKVDARKNMLFNPEESIDFNGNTGPFIQYTYARIRSILRKAEAQNITLPASLNGNAPLNDKEIALIQKLNDFGAAVVQAGIDYSPSGIANYCYELTKEFNQFYHDYSILNAYTEAEKITRLMIAKNVAKVIKNGMALLGIEVPERM is encoded by the coding sequence ATGAAGATAGAAGAGCAAATTACCATTGCTGCACTTGCAGCTGTAAAGGAATTGTATGGAACAGAAGTTCCTGAAAAGATGATTCAGCTGCAGAAGACACGCAGCGACTTTGAGGGTAACCTCACACTCGTCACTTTCCCACTGCTGAAGACTTCACACAAGAAGCCTGAAGATACCGCACAGGATTTAGGTGAATACCTGAAGAAGAACTGCAAGGCTGTGGCAGACTTCAATGTCGTAAAGGGCTTCCTCAACCTCGTTATTGCGCAGGCTGCATGGACAGGGCTGCTGAATGACATCAATGCTGACGAGAAGTTCGGTGAGAAGCGTGTGACAGACGAGAGTCCATTGGTGATGATTGAATACTCTTCACCTAACACAAATAAGCCACTTCACCTTGGTCACGTACGTAACAACCTCCTCGGTTGGTCGTTGGCACAGATTATGGAGGCTAATGGTAACAAGGTGGTAAAGACAAATATCGTTAATGACCGTGGTATCCACATCTGTAAGTCTATGTTGGCTTGGCTGAAGTGGGGTAATGGTATCACCCCTGAGCAGGCTGGCAAGAAGGGCGATCACTTTGTTGGGGATCTATATGTACTATTCAACAAAAAACTTAGAAATCAAGAAAAAAGATTTATACAAAATTGGAAAAAAGGTACAACAAATCAAGAAAAAGCATATAATATTGATGAGTTGCTTGACTTGTTAATTAGCAGAAAAGATTATTTCAAGTACAAAAAACAATCAGGAAGTAGTTTTTCTTTCAATTGGCATATGTCTATGCTTTATGAAACAATGATAGAGACATTAGAGAATTACTCCTCTAAAAAAGAAAGTATTACTATCTTCAATAACCCCAGTGAGTATGAAATGTTTTCGAAACTTCTTGGAAAGCATATATTAAAGAAGAAGAAAAAAAAGGAATACAGATTTAGTGAAGATTATTCTTATGGAATGTATAAGGTATTCTCAGATTTGTTAAAAATACTAATAAAGCGTCCATTATGGAGACAGATACCTGAGAGAATTTTATTAATTACGCATTTAGAGAAAAAAATTTCAGAACATATAGACCGAAGTCTCCTGTATCAAGCTCAGCAAATGCTCGTGAAGTGGGAAGCTAACGACCCAGAGATTCGTGCTTTGTGGGAGAAGATGAACAACTGGGTATATGCTGGTTTCGATGAGACTTATAAGGCGTTGGGCGTTGGTTTCGATAAGATTTACTACGAATCAAGCACTTATCTCGCTGGTAAGAAGAAGGTGGAAGAAGGTCTTGAGAAGGGACTCTTCATCCGTAAGGAAGACAACTCAGTATGGGCTGACCTCACAAATGAGGGTTTGGACCAGAAACTTCTACTGCGTAAGGATGGCACATCGGTTTATATGACACAGGACATTGGTACTGCAGAGATGCGTTTCAACGACTTCCCTATCGACAAGATGATTTATGTCGTTGGTAACGAGCAGAACTACCACTTCCAAGTTCTCTCTATCCTCTTGGACCGTTTGGGCTTCAAATGGGGTAAAGATCTTGTACACTTCTCATACGGTATGGTTGAATTGCCAAACGGTAAGATGAAGAGTCGTGAGGGAACAGTTGTCGATGCAGACGACCTTGTTGCATCAATGATTGAGAACGCAAAGAGTCTTAGCGAGGATAAGGTGAACAAGTTGGAAGGTATCACAGAGGGAGAGAAGAACGAGATTGCACGTATCGTGGGTATGGGTGCGCTGAAGTACTTCATCCTTAAAGTTGATGCGCGCAAGAATATGCTCTTCAACCCAGAGGAGTCTATCGACTTTAATGGTAATACAGGACCATTCATCCAGTACACTTACGCACGTATCCGTAGTATCCTCCGTAAGGCTGAGGCACAGAACATCACCTTACCAGCATCACTTAACGGCAATGCTCCGCTCAATGACAAGGAGATTGCTCTCATCCAGAAGCTCAATGACTTCGGTGCTGCAGTTGTACAGGCTGGTATCGACTATAGCCCAAGTGGTATTGCAAACTACTGCTATGAGCTGACTAAGGAGTTCAACCAGTTCTATCATGACTATAGCATCCTCAACGCTTATACCGAAGCAGAGAAGATTACCCGTCTGATGATTGCCAAGAACGTGGCTAAGGTCATCAAGAATGGTATGGCATTGCTCGGTATTGAGGTGCCTGAGAGGATGTAA